A segment of the Necator americanus strain Aroian chromosome IV, whole genome shotgun sequence genome:
ccgggccgttttttacggcaattaggaagaaatgagcggaatcccacccgtttctgcaatctacaaacTTGTGTAGTCTTTGACAATCGGAAGTCCATATCAcatcagatttgtggagtgatgcctttaatagcaGAGAAGTAGTGAAGTTTTGGTGATGGCATTGTTCTGATAACATCACAAAGCAATCAGGCAGAACGAGTGCTggtcgaatttgatgaaaagtataaaaagaCCGGTCTTCAGCCGAACCTGGTCGAAACGATGTTAATAAGGAACGAATGGGTTTTTTGGTGGGCTACTCAAGCTTAACGAAccgaatatatccgaatgcagcAGCTATGTAcatctaggtcgggaaattAACATCATGAAAAAAGACCTGACCTCGGAGTCCGAGCTGGGTAAGGGAAACGAGAAGCATGAGTAGCATAGAAGTGCATTGAGAATGTAGCGAAGAAGACTAAGAACATctggctccgtgctcacctttTCACCACCGTcattcttcctgctttgacctgcGCTTTAGAAACGTGGAGGTTTTGCAAGCagaaggaaaatgcgatcaacGTCATGGAATGGGCAATTGAAaaggtgatgctaggagtattcCGCTTCATGCAAGTGGAAGAAGGGATTG
Coding sequences within it:
- a CDS encoding hypothetical protein (NECATOR_CHRIV.G17283.T1) translates to MKKDLTSESELAKKTKNIWLRAHLFTTVILPALTCALETWRFCKQKENAINVMEWAIEKVMLGVFRFMQVEEGIGSLLLRHRSNIREVAAYANESKIRWAGHVMRFNDNTTLDQCREQRPPTRCSDLFKVLQ